One SAR324 cluster bacterium genomic window carries:
- a CDS encoding sulfatase-like hydrolase/transferase, with protein sequence HQPYVCQTEVYQKFREKVKLPQIKEKNLEDYHPYLQWWKKNTGSVKITDEENLRCKAAYNGLISSLDSMIGEIINCLKKNEIFNDTIIIYTSDHGDQLGEHGFWWKQTFYEDSVKVPTIISYPKVLRSNIEVNEVINHFDITATMLDLTDSPALPRSQGKSLKNLLTGDSNSWENIATSEYCMDDSDFANISGNLGGKDVHAKPGGVQNKMIRCDEWKLVFYEGYEPQLFNLIEDPHELFDRSADSENKEIKEFLINEILTGWDPVAIHKRMIDLKKDQLIQQEWAKFTDPNDTLRWDLNPSNDSSRLDQVDL encoded by the coding sequence CACCAACCCTATGTATGTCAAACGGAGGTTTACCAGAAATTTAGAGAAAAAGTAAAATTACCTCAGATTAAAGAAAAAAATTTAGAAGATTACCATCCTTATTTACAATGGTGGAAAAAAAACACAGGTTCAGTCAAAATAACTGATGAAGAAAACTTAAGATGTAAAGCTGCTTATAATGGTCTTATTTCCAGCCTTGACAGTATGATAGGTGAAATCATAAATTGCCTGAAAAAAAACGAAATCTTTAATGATACAATTATAATTTACACATCAGATCATGGGGATCAATTAGGTGAACATGGATTCTGGTGGAAACAAACATTTTATGAAGATTCAGTGAAGGTGCCCACAATAATTTCGTACCCCAAAGTCCTGAGGTCTAATATCGAAGTAAATGAAGTAATTAACCATTTTGATATTACAGCAACCATGTTAGACCTGACAGACTCACCAGCACTGCCAAGATCTCAAGGAAAATCTTTAAAAAATCTGTTAACTGGCGATAGCAATTCGTGGGAGAACATTGCCACTTCAGAATACTGCATGGATGATTCAGACTTTGCAAATATATCAGGTAATCTAGGAGGTAAAGACGTTCACGCAAAACCTGGAGGGGTTCAAAACAAAATGATTAGATGTGATGAGTGGAAGTTGGTTTTTTACGAAGGATATGAACCGCAGCTTTTTAATTTAATTGAAGATCCTCATGAGCTATTTGATAGAAGTGCAGATTCTGAAAATAAAGAGATTAAAGAATTCCTAATAAATGAAATTCTCACAGGCTGGGATCCAGTAGCAATTCACAAAAGAATGATTGATTTAAAAAAAGATCAACTTATCCAACAAGAATGGGCAAAATTTACGGATCCAAATGATACTTTAAGATGGGATTTAAATCCTTCAAATGATTCATCAAGGCTGGATCAAGTTGACCTATGA
- a CDS encoding M81 family metallopeptidase, with product MKIAIGGIFTESNQFSLNPITLNEFKRGGIFYGSEFYQARVPTLRGCIEGLNEEKAEIIPLLYASASPGGKITLDSFEELYGDLMARLRKNMNLDGLILNMHGAAILEDGSHLDSTVLERIRAELSKIPIFITVDLHAYITEKLVKSCDAILAWNTYPHRDMFDIGKKAAKLLSRTIRGEIEPKMVFSGVNVITSAINASTDGSGPFAKLMTEQLNAAAAQDDILSASLFLCQPYLDQPKMMSGSLIISNNNHQKAKRISYEFAQKYWYARWEFLSETKSAVQVLSAIESEDYEHHILVEASDCCGGGAIGDSIHTIRQLIRRSSELKSLSTVVDEKAVDKLRDHKIGAFIKLKIGHQADTIWGSPIEETFEIVDKSSGRFTYQGGIWEGETGDMGESYLLKKEENYILINSKPTYEWAGEQYQALNLDLNNYKYILVKNPMNYRNLKLTGRTKYHRIDEPGPTPIKVEELPFTKNKEFFPKNLEEKMVIRQYF from the coding sequence ATGAAAATTGCTATTGGTGGAATTTTTACTGAAAGTAATCAATTTTCATTGAACCCCATAACTTTAAATGAGTTCAAGCGAGGAGGCATCTTTTACGGTAGTGAATTCTACCAAGCGAGAGTCCCTACCTTACGCGGCTGCATTGAGGGGCTCAATGAGGAGAAAGCTGAAATCATTCCACTGCTCTATGCCTCTGCGAGCCCAGGAGGCAAGATTACATTAGATTCCTTTGAGGAACTATATGGTGACCTGATGGCAAGACTTCGGAAAAATATGAATCTAGACGGATTGATTCTCAACATGCATGGTGCTGCCATTCTTGAGGATGGATCGCACCTCGATTCTACTGTACTAGAAAGAATTCGAGCAGAACTCAGTAAAATACCAATTTTTATTACTGTAGATTTACATGCTTACATCACTGAAAAATTAGTTAAGAGTTGCGATGCGATTCTAGCCTGGAACACTTATCCCCACAGAGATATGTTTGACATCGGAAAAAAAGCAGCCAAACTCCTCTCAAGAACAATTAGAGGTGAAATCGAACCAAAAATGGTGTTTTCCGGAGTAAATGTCATCACTAGCGCAATCAATGCCTCGACAGATGGATCTGGGCCTTTTGCAAAGTTGATGACAGAACAATTAAACGCTGCAGCGGCTCAGGATGATATCCTCTCAGCCAGCCTTTTTTTATGTCAGCCTTATCTTGATCAACCAAAAATGATGAGTGGGTCGCTAATAATTTCAAATAATAATCACCAAAAAGCCAAAAGAATTTCTTATGAATTTGCTCAAAAATACTGGTATGCCCGCTGGGAATTTCTTTCAGAAACCAAGAGTGCAGTCCAAGTCTTAAGTGCTATCGAAAGTGAAGACTACGAGCACCATATTCTTGTGGAGGCCAGTGATTGCTGTGGCGGTGGTGCGATTGGTGACAGCATCCACACCATCCGGCAGCTTATTCGACGAAGCTCTGAACTGAAAAGCTTAAGTACTGTTGTCGACGAAAAAGCCGTTGATAAATTAAGGGATCATAAGATTGGTGCCTTCATTAAACTGAAAATTGGCCACCAAGCCGATACGATATGGGGTAGCCCGATTGAAGAAACTTTTGAGATTGTAGATAAATCATCTGGTCGATTTACCTATCAAGGAGGTATTTGGGAAGGGGAGACTGGAGACATGGGTGAGTCATATTTGTTGAAAAAAGAGGAAAACTACATATTGATCAATTCTAAGCCAACCTATGAATGGGCTGGTGAACAATACCAGGCATTGAATTTGGACTTGAATAATTACAAGTACATTTTGGTAAAAAACCCCATGAATTACAGAAATTTAAAACTTACAGGAAGGACCAAATACCATAGAATCGATGAGCCAGGTCCTACACCTATAAAAGTTGAAGAGTTGCCATTTACCAAAAATAAGGAGTTTTTTCCGAAAAATTTGGAAGAGAAAATGGTCATTAGACAATACTTTTAA
- a CDS encoding ABC transporter substrate-binding protein — MFNAKNLFLYILSLFLPFALVAKEVPREKTVIVGSRGITAKEVWSPYLLGGNHQKGVSFFYEPLYFADNLNGHQYPWLAESYSFNADATRLTYNIRKGVFWSDGKEFNASDVAFSLKKLSELGSDVRLGGNYKTFIKDVELISATEVVIHFHAPAPRFHDEVIAQKGDSGFFVVPEHVWSSVDWPQYTNYNKGSGPVTTSPWRLNYSDENRRVLDRVDSCDDYWGCKTGFINLPEPERYIWLRMEDDTSMASAVIKNEIDQTHDLRVELIQQAIEKNELVTTWSGREKGPYGLVSWWPSSLYVNNRDKHLSKPNVRWAISKFIDRDKVNDFAFANNGQISRYPWPAFKGLSDITASVDSLGVDTNEYDPTQAEELLLDAGYTKKRGFWVDASGNKITCNIVAFGIFSDIGPVIAQTLVNAGIESSYSEPPDAIDQLTTGKYNCSIFGHNGSQTGSIYTTLSMYTTDNSQNRWGYSNSEYDEVVKKIATSANENEITELTKQAMQIWLRDLPDIPLTEFFNRFAISEKYWTNWPTMTNDPYMNGLHLHTGMAYTLFKLKARN; from the coding sequence ATGTTTAATGCGAAAAATTTATTTTTGTACATTCTTTCTCTTTTTTTACCATTCGCCCTAGTTGCAAAGGAGGTTCCTAGAGAAAAAACTGTAATTGTTGGGAGCAGGGGGATTACAGCTAAAGAGGTGTGGAGTCCATATTTACTAGGTGGAAACCATCAGAAAGGTGTGAGCTTCTTCTATGAGCCGCTTTATTTTGCAGATAATTTAAATGGTCATCAGTATCCATGGCTTGCAGAAAGCTACTCCTTTAATGCTGATGCTACGAGATTGACATACAACATCAGAAAGGGTGTCTTCTGGAGTGATGGTAAAGAATTTAATGCCAGTGACGTAGCCTTTTCACTGAAAAAACTCTCTGAGTTAGGCTCTGATGTTAGATTAGGTGGAAACTACAAAACCTTTATCAAAGATGTGGAACTGATTTCTGCAACTGAAGTAGTCATCCATTTTCATGCCCCTGCACCTAGATTTCATGATGAAGTGATCGCTCAAAAAGGAGACAGTGGATTTTTTGTGGTTCCAGAGCATGTCTGGTCCAGTGTAGATTGGCCTCAATACACTAATTACAACAAAGGTAGCGGCCCAGTAACAACTTCACCCTGGAGATTGAATTATTCAGATGAGAACCGCCGTGTTCTTGATCGAGTTGATTCCTGTGATGACTATTGGGGTTGCAAAACGGGCTTTATCAATCTTCCAGAGCCAGAGCGATACATTTGGCTAAGAATGGAAGATGATACAAGCATGGCATCTGCAGTCATCAAAAATGAAATTGATCAGACTCATGACCTGAGAGTTGAATTGATTCAACAGGCAATCGAAAAAAATGAATTGGTGACAACATGGAGCGGTCGTGAAAAGGGACCATATGGTTTGGTTTCCTGGTGGCCATCCTCTCTGTATGTCAACAACAGGGACAAACACCTATCAAAACCCAATGTCAGATGGGCAATCAGTAAGTTTATTGATCGCGACAAAGTAAATGATTTTGCTTTCGCAAACAATGGCCAGATTTCTCGTTATCCGTGGCCAGCTTTTAAGGGTCTGAGCGACATAACCGCGTCCGTCGACTCATTGGGAGTGGATACAAATGAATATGATCCCACCCAGGCTGAAGAGCTTCTGTTGGATGCTGGATATACTAAAAAGAGAGGTTTTTGGGTAGATGCCAGTGGGAACAAAATTACTTGTAACATCGTTGCATTTGGAATTTTCAGCGATATCGGCCCGGTCATCGCGCAAACACTTGTCAATGCAGGCATCGAATCATCGTACTCTGAGCCACCTGATGCTATCGATCAACTGACCACCGGTAAATACAATTGTAGTATCTTTGGTCATAACGGCTCCCAAACCGGTTCTATCTATACTACTCTCAGTATGTACACAACTGACAACTCTCAAAATCGATGGGGTTACTCCAATAGTGAATATGATGAGGTAGTGAAAAAGATTGCGACAAGTGCTAATGAAAATGAGATCACTGAACTCACAAAACAAGCAATGCAAATTTGGTTAAGAGACCTTCCAGATATACCATTGACTGAGTTCTTTAATCGTTTTGCAATTAGCGAAAAGTATTGGACTAACTGGCCAACGATGACTAACGACCCATATATGAATGGTCTGCATCTACATACTGGTATGGCTTATACTTTATTTAAATTGAAAGCAAGAAACTAA